The genomic stretch TTCTACCGGGGCTTTCACCAGCGACTGACGAAAGGTTCATACGGCTCTTCGCCGATCAGGTGCTTCTCGAGTTTGTAAAGCTCCAGGCGAAGCAGCGTCTGGTAGCTGACGTGGCGCTTGAGGCGCCGGTGGTAAAAGGTGCTCCGGAGCTTCTCTTCGAACTCCTGGACGTAGAGGCGGCGGCCCTCTTCGTTCAGGAAAACGGCGGGGCCCTGGCGGTCAAAATTTCCCGGACCGATCATTTTCTTACCGACCAGGGTGAAAAGAACCCGGTCCGCGAGGATCGGTTTAAAGATCTCGGCCACGTCGAGGTTGAGGGTGAAACGCCGGAAGTTGGTCGCGTGCAGGTAGCCGATCCGCGGATCGAGGTGGGTCTTGTAGATTTCGCTCAGGACCTTGACGTAAACGAGGGAGTTGCCGAAGCTGATCAAGGCGTTGAGCGGGTCGGCGGGCGGCCGCCGGCTCCGTCCGGCGATGGCGAAGGGAGAGCCGCTCAAAATCTCGTTGAAACTCTCGTAATAGTAATTCCGGGCGTTGCCCTCAATAGCCATCAGCTCCTCGACGGTGCCGCAGGCCGGGAGGTTGCCGGCAGCAAAGTCTTCTATGACCTGGACGGTTGCCGCGAGTTCCTTGCCGCGGTTGGCGTAGTATTTGACCACCTGAAGGATATTCGCGAGGCCGCCGGCGACGAACTGCCGGGCGAGGACCAGCCGTTTTTCCGGGTCGAGATAGTGCTCGGCCTGTTTTAGGATAAGATAGCCGGAGTTGTAATGCTCCCGGGGGTAGAAGCTGCCGACGTAGTTGCCGTGAAAGCCGAAAAAATGAACCAGGATCTCCTTTTCGTGCAGGAATTCGAGGGTTTTCTTGCTGAGGTCCACTTCGCCGAAAACGAAGATGTCCCGGACGTTTTCCACGGGAAAGTACCGGGTTTGCTCCTCCGCTTCAACGCATAAAGTGTTCTCTTTCCGGCGCAGGCGGCCGCTCCGGAAGAGGTAAAGACTTTTCTGCATTGCTTTTGCGGTACCTCCTCGGGTTTACGCCCAGCAGAAGTCGCTGTAGGCGCACCGGGTACAAAACTGGATCCGCGCCGGTGGCGGTGGCGCCGGCTGGCGGAGAAGCGTCTGGATTCTTTGCTTCAGCGCCGCCACCTCCGCAGCCAGGCTTTCGTCGAGCACCAGGCGCTCCCGCCGCCGCTCCTCAGGGAAGAGGAGCTCGCCTTGGGCCTCCAGACCCATTTGCCGGAGCTCGTAGAGGTAGAAGGCGAGCTGCATCCGGGC from Thermodesulfitimonas autotrophica encodes the following:
- the cas1b gene encoding type I-B CRISPR-associated endonuclease Cas1b; the encoded protein is MQKSLYLFRSGRLRRKENTLCVEAEEQTRYFPVENVRDIFVFGEVDLSKKTLEFLHEKEILVHFFGFHGNYVGSFYPREHYNSGYLILKQAEHYLDPEKRLVLARQFVAGGLANILQVVKYYANRGKELAATVQVIEDFAAGNLPACGTVEELMAIEGNARNYYYESFNEILSGSPFAIAGRSRRPPADPLNALISFGNSLVYVKVLSEIYKTHLDPRIGYLHATNFRRFTLNLDVAEIFKPILADRVLFTLVGKKMIGPGNFDRQGPAVFLNEEGRRLYVQEFEEKLRSTFYHRRLKRHVSYQTLLRLELYKLEKHLIGEEPYEPFVSRW